From Acipenser ruthenus chromosome 2, fAciRut3.2 maternal haplotype, whole genome shotgun sequence, a single genomic window includes:
- the marchf1 gene encoding uncharacterized protein marchf1 isoform X1 → MVYICNTEEAGCRQKTHDEVQTEGIGDLDLSLQNDKLPGRSESRSSNISKASSPTSGTAPRSQSRTSVTPSTQDICRPDTLPEVQDDECEQYTPVMVLTNTSRDTGKRRVKQRLRRKKEICQNCECIEAQKERSEKVSKSWREYHQQRVNGFHPDSDTSSDEDQWRQARSWSRERAKAPKKIRRHNQFNKHQDRFQDRREMVFLGSEEGEKKENNLAQYLEKQTMKIHSRRTSKKKETQHSTSSQSSQETQGPLENKQRNVKGNTKSFKRPGTSPLPEEDEIIKTTYDTDSGGETFALPENKHPVCSSTFQNGESRRPPVDDDWNDDLEEACRICHCEGDDESPLITPCHCTGTLHFVHQACLHQWIKSSDTRCCELCKYDFIMETKLKPLRKWEKLQMTSSEKRKILCSVTFHIIAISCVVWSLYVLIDRTAEEIKQGKDNGILEWPFWTKLVVVAIGFTGGLVFMYVQCKVYVQLWRRLKAYNRVIFVQNCPDTSKNTEEKISSSNQNNGNRDSVAVPVSQTETNAQRPGGGAVPEVAPV, encoded by the exons aatgaCAAATTGCCAGGGCGCTCAGAAAGCCGATCCAGTAACATCTCCAAG GCAAGCAGTCCTACATCAGGAACAGCTCCTAGAAGTCAATCACGGACATCTGTTACCCCTTCTACTCAGGATATCTGCAG ACCTGACACTCTTCCTGAGGTTCAAGACGATGAGTGTGAGCAGTACACCCCTGTTATGGTGCTGACAAATACAAGTAGGGATACTGGTAAGAGACGGGTCAAACAAAGGCTTAGGAGGAAGAAGGAGATCTGTCAGAACTGTGAGTGCATTGAGGCCCAAAAGGAACGCAGTGAGAAGGTCTCCAAGTCATGGAGAGAATACCACCAACAAAGAGTGAATGGGTTCCACCCTGATTCTGACACATCTTCAGATGAGGACCAGTGGAGGCAAGCGAGAAGCTGGAGTAGGGAGAGAGCCAAAGCCCCAAAGAAAATCCGAAGACACAACCAGTTTAACAAACATCAGGATAGATTTCAAGACCGCAGAGAGATGGTCTTTCTGGGTTCTGAAGAAGGTGAGAAAAAAGAGAACAATTTAGCTCAATATTTGGAAAAGCAGACTATGAAGATCCATAGTAGGAGAACTTCCAAGAAGAAGGAAACACAACACTCAACTTCTTCTCAGTCTTCTCAGGAGACCCAAGGGCCTTTAGAAAATAAGCAAAGGAATGTCAAGGGCAATACTAAATCATTTAAGCGTCCAGGCACATCACCTTTGCCAGAAGAAGATGAAATCATCAAGACAACCTATGACACAGATTCGGGGGGTGAAACCTTTGCTCTGCCTGAGAACAAGCATCCTGTTTGTTCTAGCACCTTCCAGAATGGTGAATCCCGTCGTCCACCAGTAGATGATGACTGGAATGATGATTTAGAAGAAGCTTGCAG GATCTGTCACTGCGAAGGAGACGATGAGAGCCCCCTTATCACACCGTGCCACTGTACAGGGACCCTGCACTTTGTGCACCAGGCCTGTCTGCACCAGTGGATCAAGAGCTCGGACACCCGCTGCTGTGAGCTTTGTAAATACGACTTCATAATGGAGACAAAGCTCAAACCATTACGCAag TGGGAGAAACTTCAGATGACATCAAGTGAGAAAAGAAAGATTCTGTGTTCAGTCACATTCCACATCATTGCCATTTCTTGTGTCGTCTGGTCCCTTTATGTGCTGATTGATCGAACAGCTGAAGAAATCAAGCAAGGGAAGGACAATG GTATCCTTGAGTGGCCATTTTGGACCAAGCTGGTTGTTGTAGCCATTGGATTTACAGGAGGCCTTGTCTTTATGTACGTTCAGTGCAAAGTCTATGTTCAACTATGGCGGAGGCTTAAAGCATACAATCGGGTCATCTTTGTTCAGAACTGCCCGGACACTTCTAAAAACACTGAGGAAAAAATCTCGTCCAGCAATCAGAACAACGGGAATAGAGACTCTGTGGCAGTACCAGTGTCACAAACAGAAACAAACGCTCAGCGACCAGGTGGGGGTGCTGTACCTGAAGTTGCACCTGTCTGA
- the marchf1 gene encoding E3 ubiquitin-protein ligase MARCHF7 isoform X2 → MPLQQISVVPARETASNGRSSSRNKEKNKDIENDKLPGRSESRSSNISKASSPTSGTAPRSQSRTSVTPSTQDICRPDTLPEVQDDECEQYTPVMVLTNTSRDTGKRRVKQRLRRKKEICQNCECIEAQKERSEKVSKSWREYHQQRVNGFHPDSDTSSDEDQWRQARSWSRERAKAPKKIRRHNQFNKHQDRFQDRREMVFLGSEEGEKKENNLAQYLEKQTMKIHSRRTSKKKETQHSTSSQSSQETQGPLENKQRNVKGNTKSFKRPGTSPLPEEDEIIKTTYDTDSGGETFALPENKHPVCSSTFQNGESRRPPVDDDWNDDLEEACRICHCEGDDESPLITPCHCTGTLHFVHQACLHQWIKSSDTRCCELCKYDFIMETKLKPLRKWEKLQMTSSEKRKILCSVTFHIIAISCVVWSLYVLIDRTAEEIKQGKDNGILEWPFWTKLVVVAIGFTGGLVFMYVQCKVYVQLWRRLKAYNRVIFVQNCPDTSKNTEEKISSSNQNNGNRDSVAVPVSQTETNAQRPGGGAVPEVAPV, encoded by the exons aatgaCAAATTGCCAGGGCGCTCAGAAAGCCGATCCAGTAACATCTCCAAG GCAAGCAGTCCTACATCAGGAACAGCTCCTAGAAGTCAATCACGGACATCTGTTACCCCTTCTACTCAGGATATCTGCAG ACCTGACACTCTTCCTGAGGTTCAAGACGATGAGTGTGAGCAGTACACCCCTGTTATGGTGCTGACAAATACAAGTAGGGATACTGGTAAGAGACGGGTCAAACAAAGGCTTAGGAGGAAGAAGGAGATCTGTCAGAACTGTGAGTGCATTGAGGCCCAAAAGGAACGCAGTGAGAAGGTCTCCAAGTCATGGAGAGAATACCACCAACAAAGAGTGAATGGGTTCCACCCTGATTCTGACACATCTTCAGATGAGGACCAGTGGAGGCAAGCGAGAAGCTGGAGTAGGGAGAGAGCCAAAGCCCCAAAGAAAATCCGAAGACACAACCAGTTTAACAAACATCAGGATAGATTTCAAGACCGCAGAGAGATGGTCTTTCTGGGTTCTGAAGAAGGTGAGAAAAAAGAGAACAATTTAGCTCAATATTTGGAAAAGCAGACTATGAAGATCCATAGTAGGAGAACTTCCAAGAAGAAGGAAACACAACACTCAACTTCTTCTCAGTCTTCTCAGGAGACCCAAGGGCCTTTAGAAAATAAGCAAAGGAATGTCAAGGGCAATACTAAATCATTTAAGCGTCCAGGCACATCACCTTTGCCAGAAGAAGATGAAATCATCAAGACAACCTATGACACAGATTCGGGGGGTGAAACCTTTGCTCTGCCTGAGAACAAGCATCCTGTTTGTTCTAGCACCTTCCAGAATGGTGAATCCCGTCGTCCACCAGTAGATGATGACTGGAATGATGATTTAGAAGAAGCTTGCAG GATCTGTCACTGCGAAGGAGACGATGAGAGCCCCCTTATCACACCGTGCCACTGTACAGGGACCCTGCACTTTGTGCACCAGGCCTGTCTGCACCAGTGGATCAAGAGCTCGGACACCCGCTGCTGTGAGCTTTGTAAATACGACTTCATAATGGAGACAAAGCTCAAACCATTACGCAag TGGGAGAAACTTCAGATGACATCAAGTGAGAAAAGAAAGATTCTGTGTTCAGTCACATTCCACATCATTGCCATTTCTTGTGTCGTCTGGTCCCTTTATGTGCTGATTGATCGAACAGCTGAAGAAATCAAGCAAGGGAAGGACAATG GTATCCTTGAGTGGCCATTTTGGACCAAGCTGGTTGTTGTAGCCATTGGATTTACAGGAGGCCTTGTCTTTATGTACGTTCAGTGCAAAGTCTATGTTCAACTATGGCGGAGGCTTAAAGCATACAATCGGGTCATCTTTGTTCAGAACTGCCCGGACACTTCTAAAAACACTGAGGAAAAAATCTCGTCCAGCAATCAGAACAACGGGAATAGAGACTCTGTGGCAGTACCAGTGTCACAAACAGAAACAAACGCTCAGCGACCAGGTGGGGGTGCTGTACCTGAAGTTGCACCTGTCTGA